The Natronoarchaeum mannanilyticum genome includes the window AGCTCGAAGGTGTGACCGATGAGAACACGCGCCGACGCGATTGATGCCGCAATCCGGCACTATCTGGAGGACAAAAAATAGACAGAAGCATTGGCGCGAGTTCACGTCCGACCAGTTAGAGCTGTTGAGAATGTCGGAACTATCGGTATCATACTACACGAAGGTATGATAAGTCCAGACTGTCTACTTGCCAAAAGAGATCGAATAGTAGTTGGTTGGGTTCTACCCGCCGTACTCACTCAGAACTTGACTAGAATCTCCGCTCGACGCTTCCCAGATCAGGGTTACACTATCTCCTTCTTTGAAGCTGGTTGCTGCTTGCATAGTATCGCCAGCCGTGAAGGAACCACCACTAGCGAAGGACTGTGCAGTTGCACTACCACTAGTTTGGATACTGAGTGTGTTGTTATTCAGATCCTCCCCACCATTGTGATCTAGGAGGATATCTCCACTGCTATTGCTCCAACCGTACTGTGCTTGAGGAGCGGCTTCCTGACTGCCACCGATGTCGAGGACGAATGCCCCGATCACGGCGGCGAGAATGACCGTTATTGCGACCATGAGGATGACGCCGATAACCGGCGACACGGCCTCATCGTCCGTGAATAGCTGTTTGAGTTTCATTAGGAGGAAACCTCCTGGCTTCCGATCACATTCGAACTATCTCCGCTACTAGCTGCCCAAATGATCTGAATTTCATCACCAGAGCCGTGTTTCGCGGTTATTAAGGTCTGGCCAGAGCTAAGGGTTCCAGTAGTATTGAAGTCATTACCACTATACGAATTTCCTGCTGCATCGACAGTTAACGTCGACGTGTCAATGTCCTCCCCACCATTATGTGAGACGGTGACATTATCATTGCTACTGTTGAATGAATAGTCCCAACTCACTTGCGGTGCTGCTTCCTGACTGCCACCGATGTCGAGGACAAATGCCCCGATCACGGCGGCGAGAATGACCGTTATTGCGACCATGAGGATGACGCCGATAACCGGCGACACGGCCTCATCGTCCGTGAATAGCTGTTTGAGTCTCATTGTTTGCGGTTGGTTCCGCCGGCGAACGACAGCAAAGGACTAAGCACTGGTACCTGATACCAGTGGTGAGGCGATCGGCTACTATGTACCTATCACCGCCACGGTGTCCCTCTGTCGTGGGCCCGGCGTTACCAGTGCTATACCAACTATACGTAATAAATCCATCCCTAACTTTGACTGGTCTACAAGAGAACAAATTAAACAGTAACTAAAGATAGGTACGCTATGATCGAACCACCTTTCGTCACCGATGCTGATCTCTCCAGAACCTACGATAGTGGGGCATACGAGGACCCGTATGATCGAATTGAGGACTACCGACGGGTGATCGAATACGCGGCGGATCATCCGAACCGCGGCTCGCAAGCGATAGCCACTGCGCTCGAGCTCCCGCGCAGCCGAATCCGTCCCTGGGTTGACGGCGACGCGAAACCTGACCCGATGCGCGGCGTCGAGATCGCCGAGCAACACGGGTGGCTCCGACTGACCTACGACGACCCGAAGTTCCAAGCGCTCAATCGGCTCGTCGCGTGGGTGTTCTCCGGCGGAAGCCTCGCGTCTGATACGTTTGCTCCACTGTTCGCGGTCGAATCGGAATCGGACGCCGACCAGCTCCGATCTGACTTCGAGACGCTGGGGGTCAAGTACGCGGTCGAGCGCGATGACGATCCCGACCGCGCGACCGAACTACGGCCCACAGCCCACGGGACGGTGCTCGGGCGTGTGCTCCACGTCCTCGGCGCCCCGATCGCAGACAAGAACCCTGACGCGAGCATCTCGCTGCCGGCGTATCTCGACGACGCGCCCGGGTCGATCCGACTCGACTTCGTTGACGTCTACCTCTTGAATCGCGCCGTCGAGTTCGAGGACAAGCGGATGCTACAGGTCGCCGAAGATCGCTCGCCGGACTACCTGGAGGCGCTGGCAGCGTTCTTCGAAAGCGTAGCTGGTGAGTCGGTGACCGTCTCGGCGAAGAATATCTACTTGTCCTCGGCGGCAGCGCAATCGCTGTACGAGAAAATCGGCTCGCCGAAGTAATTGTTCTCAGTCTTTGCTGGCATTGAGCGTTCTTCAAGTCACTGACCTCGTTCCTCTAATAGATGGAACAGGCATTTATTCTAATTTGATAGATCGGAATCCACAGCGAGGATTAGAACATTCGAGATTCCTGGTGAATGGATCGCGTTTTAGGTCACTCTCACAAATGGGACACGTGCGATTCGACTCGTCGGATGTGGAATTTTCCGACATTAGATCAACGAAGAATTGACTCTAATTGAAAAAAGACACTTTTTACTTATTTGTCACTTCATCGGTTCTGATCTATCTTCTGAAGATGAGTCTTGCAATATCTCCTTTGACGGAGTAAATAAACTACACTATAGGAGGAGAGATAGATAAGGGGATTCTCAGCTTCTTAGTTCCGTGCCCGAGCGTATACCTCGTCGGCTAATTGTCCGGGATTATCCCCCTCATCTAGTGGCGTGTAGGCGCCGCTACCAAAGACCGGTCGTCCACAAATTTGTTCTACTTCCTGAGCTGAAATCGCTTCAGATTCACTCAAAACAGTCTGCCATCGAACAGGAACGTGATATTCACTCTCCGGACTATCCGCATCGTGGAAGATCATATTACTCGGTTCAACTGCTGTCTCGTCGAATGCTCCCACGACAAGACCGATCGCGCGGACACCGACTCCGTTTTGATAAGAGAACACCAGATCGTCAGGGGAGAGGTTTTCGAGGTGAGATCCGAACTCCTCGTAATCCCCGAAAGTAGCTACAACATTGTGTGCATAAATTTCAGTCCCAGTAGCGTCGTCTGGGAGATGCCTTTCATTTGTGTTCACAAAGTGGTAGTCTCGTGTCACGAGGATATAGTTTGTTAGAAGACATAAAAAATTAATGCTTTACTGGATCTGCTGGAGGATTGTTTGGCCTGAAATCCAACCAAGAACCCAGCAACGAGACTCTCATTCCCTACTACTCATTCCTCGCATTGCGATCACCACTGAGATATTCTTTCCCACGTGAGGTAATCCGAAAATGAGTCGTATAGTTTCTATCCCGCTCTACATATCCTCTCTCTTCGAGTTCCTCAAGAGCAGTTTTGATGGTCCGATAAGAGGGGTCAAGCTCGTTGTCGAGCACGCCGATCGGGACCGCAATCTCGTGCTCGTCGAGAAATTCCAGTACGGGATCCGTCGCCGAGTTCATCCAGGGACCCCGCTTTCGCCGCGTCATTGACGAACCCACTCAGACGCGATACTTACCGGATTTGGTTTCTCGCAATTGCTGCAGCTTCAATTGCAAGAATTTCAGTTTATGCTGCAAACTATAAGTAACTGGCATCGAAACGGTATGGATACGGAAGCTACACGGACCCGGCGGTCGGCGCCGTGATCTGTCCGAAAAGGCGGGCCCGGTGCTGGAATACCGGCCCGCCGTGGCTCCCGTACCCACCTACGGAAGCATGACCGCGTTGCACGACACGGGGTATAAACACCCCGCACGATCTCCAGTATCGAAACCAACCACTTTCACTCGCCCCCAGCCTCCCGAAAGCGATGGGCTATGGGCATGGCTGTCGGCAAGACGGCGCTTCGGACGCCAGAGCGGACAGTTTCACTTCCACTTTGCAGACAAGGCCGACCGCTTTTGTAGGGTAGTTCGTCAGGTCGGCGTGATGACTGGACGCAAGACGACGATCCACCTCGACGACGAGGCCGATCGCTGGCGATGGGTGTGCCCGCGCGGGCATCGCTCGTGGGAGCCGACGAACAACCACTTCTGGTGCGCCAAGTGCGCCCGGCAGATGAGCCACGACGACGAGTTCTCTCCCGAGTTCCACGAGCTGCACGACAAGCGATCGGGCGAGACGCGGACGCGCGACGAGATTCAACTCATCACGACCGTCGGCCCCTACGAGCACCGGGAGGGATCGGCATGAACCTGCGCGAGCGCCAGCACTGGATGACGGTGCAGGATATCGCTCGATCCGCGGTGATCCCGCTGCTGACCGGTCCCGCCGAGACGCCGACCGAGGCCGTCGAACAGGTCCGCCCATCGCTTGGTCCCGCTAAGCGCGCCGACGCCGCCACGATCGTTGAGGCGATCGCGGATCGCGTCGACGAAGAGGACATCGCCGAGATCGAAGCCGCGGAAACCGAGGGATCGACGTGAGCGACGAGCTCCAGCCGCTGGCGCCGGAGGCTGCCGTCGATTTGTATCTCGACAGCCGTCGCGACGAGGTGACTTCGGAGACGCTGACCTCTCACAAATACCGGCTGAAGATGTTCGTCGAGTGGTGCGAGGAAAATAGCATCACGAATATTAACGATCTCTCCGGGCGTGATCTCCACGCCTACCGCGTCGATCGGCGCGATGACGGCGAACTGAAGCCGGTCACGCTTCGTGGGCAGTTGAGTACGCTCCGGGCGTTCCTCAGGTTCTGCGCCTCGGTCGACGCCGTTCCGGAAGGGCTGGCATCGAAGGTACTCCTACCGACGCTTTCGGAGTCCGACCGGGCGAGCGAGACGAAGCTCGACCCGGAGCGCGCCGAACATATCCTCGAATACGTCAGTCGCTATCAGTACGCCAGCCGCACGCACGTAGTGTTCGCACTACTCTGGCGGACGGGAATCCGAACCGGGAGCATCCGCGCCCTAGACATGGGCGACTTCTACCCGGAGGAACAGGCGCTCGAACT containing:
- a CDS encoding type IV pilin N-terminal domain-containing protein, with protein sequence MKLKQLFTDDEAVSPVIGVILMVAITVILAAVIGAFVLDIGGSQEAAPQAQYGWSNSSGDILLDHNGGEDLNNNTLSIQTSGSATAQSFASGGSFTAGDTMQAATSFKEGDSVTLIWEASSGDSSQVLSEYGG
- a CDS encoding type IV pilin N-terminal domain-containing protein, whose translation is MRLKQLFTDDEAVSPVIGVILMVAITVILAAVIGAFVLDIGGSQEAAPQVSWDYSFNSSNDNVTVSHNGGEDIDTSTLTVDAAGNSYSGNDFNTTGTLSSGQTLITAKHGSGDEIQIIWAASSGDSSNVIGSQEVSS
- a CDS encoding tyrosine-type recombinase/integrase, yielding MSDELQPLAPEAAVDLYLDSRRDEVTSETLTSHKYRLKMFVEWCEENSITNINDLSGRDLHAYRVDRRDDGELKPVTLRGQLSTLRAFLRFCASVDAVPEGLASKVLLPTLSESDRASETKLDPERAEHILEYVSRYQYASRTHVVFALLWRTGIRTGSIRALDMGDFYPEEQALELVHRPETGTPLKNKQNAERMVALDGRLIRMLEEYIDGPRHDKTDEYDREPLVTTQQGRPAASTIRDTIYRITRPCTVGKECPHDRDPDDCPAMETRSSSRCPSSRSPHDIRSGAITAHLLEDVPVEIVSERCDVSRDVLDRHYDRRTEREKMEQRRDHLPTN